A region from the Corynebacterium halotolerans YIM 70093 = DSM 44683 genome encodes:
- a CDS encoding class II 3-deoxy-7-phosphoheptulonate synthase, translated as MSWTIDIPQEVLPDLPPLPQGLNEQFQDAVARDAKQQPSWDPAQAEYVRKLLESVPPIVVAPEIIELKARLADVANGRAFLLQGGDCAETFESNTEPHIRANIKTLLQMAVVLTYGASTPVVKLARIAGQYAKPRSADLDANGLPNYRGDIVNGVAATPESRRHDPARMIRAYANSSAAMNLVRALTASGTADLNRVHEWNREFVANSPAGARYEALAGEIERGLRFMDACGVHDDTLRTSDIFSSHEALLVDYERAMLRLGEDENGELKLYDQSAHQLWIGERTRGMDDFHVNFAALIANPVGIKIGPTITPEEAVAYAGKLDPNREPGRLTMVARMGHDKVRTVLPAVVQAVEEAGHKVIWQSDPMHGNTFTASNGYKTRHFDKVIDEVQGFFEVHRALGTHPGGIHIELTGENVTECLGGAEDIADVDLPGRYESACDPRLNTQQSLELAFLVAEMLRN; from the coding sequence GTGAGTTGGACCATTGACATCCCCCAAGAAGTACTTCCGGACCTTCCGCCGCTGCCACAGGGCCTGAACGAGCAGTTCCAGGACGCCGTCGCCCGCGACGCCAAGCAGCAGCCCTCCTGGGACCCCGCCCAGGCGGAGTACGTGCGCAAGCTCCTCGAGTCGGTGCCGCCGATCGTCGTCGCGCCCGAGATCATCGAGCTCAAGGCCAGGCTCGCCGATGTCGCCAACGGCCGGGCCTTCCTGCTGCAGGGCGGTGACTGCGCCGAGACCTTCGAGTCCAACACCGAGCCGCACATCCGCGCCAACATCAAGACCCTGCTCCAGATGGCCGTCGTGCTGACCTACGGCGCGTCGACCCCGGTGGTCAAGCTGGCGCGTATCGCCGGCCAGTACGCCAAGCCGCGCTCGGCCGATCTGGACGCCAACGGTCTGCCGAACTACCGCGGCGACATCGTCAACGGCGTGGCGGCCACCCCCGAGTCCCGCCGCCACGACCCGGCCCGCATGATCCGCGCCTACGCCAACTCCTCGGCCGCCATGAACCTCGTGCGCGCCCTGACCGCCTCGGGTACGGCCGACCTCAACCGGGTGCACGAGTGGAACCGCGAGTTCGTCGCCAACTCCCCGGCGGGCGCCCGCTACGAGGCGCTCGCGGGCGAGATCGAGCGCGGCCTGCGCTTCATGGACGCCTGCGGGGTCCACGACGATACCCTGCGCACCTCCGACATCTTCTCCTCCCACGAGGCGCTGCTGGTCGACTACGAGCGCGCCATGCTGCGTCTGGGGGAGGACGAGAACGGCGAGCTCAAGCTCTACGACCAGTCCGCCCACCAACTGTGGATCGGTGAGCGCACCCGCGGCATGGACGACTTCCACGTCAACTTCGCCGCCCTGATCGCCAACCCGGTCGGCATCAAGATCGGCCCGACGATCACCCCGGAGGAGGCCGTGGCCTACGCCGGGAAGCTCGACCCGAACCGTGAGCCGGGCCGCCTGACCATGGTCGCGCGCATGGGCCACGACAAGGTCCGCACCGTCCTGCCGGCGGTCGTCCAGGCCGTCGAGGAGGCCGGCCACAAGGTGATCTGGCAGTCCGACCCGATGCACGGCAACACCTTCACCGCCTCCAACGGCTACAAGACCCGCCACTTCGACAAGGTCATCGACGAGGTGCAGGGCTTCTTCGAGGTCCACCGCGCCCTGGGCACCCACCCGGGCGGTATCCACATCGAGCTGACGGGTGAGAACGTCACCGAGTGCCTGGGTGGCGCCGAGGACATCGCCGACGTGGATCTGCCGGGCCGCTACGAGTCCGCCTGCGACCCGCGCCTGAACACCCAGCAGTCGCTCGAGCTGGCGTTCCTCGTCGCGGAGATGCTGCGCAACTAG
- a CDS encoding polyadenylate-specific 3'-exoribonuclease AS, with product MRYFYDTEFIEDGRTIELVSIGIVAEDGREYYAVSTDFDSSKANAWVRDNVLAKLPNPNDAVWKSRDTIRSEVYEFLTAGRRAPELWAWVGAYDHVVLAQLWGDMAGLPREMPRYTRELKQYWEMAGRPGLPKAPEDNHDALVDARHNLTKFRACHEALPLGRSNKVNR from the coding sequence GTGCGCTATTTCTATGACACGGAGTTCATTGAGGACGGGCGCACCATCGAGCTGGTCTCCATCGGGATCGTGGCCGAGGACGGCCGGGAGTATTACGCGGTGTCCACCGACTTCGACTCCTCGAAGGCGAACGCCTGGGTCCGGGACAACGTCCTCGCCAAGCTGCCGAACCCGAATGACGCGGTCTGGAAGTCCCGGGACACGATCCGCTCGGAGGTGTACGAATTCCTCACCGCCGGCCGCCGCGCCCCGGAACTGTGGGCGTGGGTCGGGGCTTATGACCACGTGGTGCTGGCCCAGCTGTGGGGCGACATGGCGGGACTGCCCCGTGAGATGCCCCGCTACACCCGCGAACTCAAGCAGTACTGGGAGATGGCCGGGCGGCCGGGGCTGCCGAAGGCCCCGGAGGACAACCACGACGCGCTGGTCGACGCCCGCCACAACCTCACGAAGTTCCGCGCGTGCCACGAGGCGCTCCCCCTGGGGCGGTCCAACAAGGTCAACCGCTAG
- a CDS encoding glycosyltransferase 87 family protein, giving the protein MPATSPTPDTAHADAPPRLAGPRHRVGTAVAVVAALAALVPWVFDLPALFSAGNDGILRYHIDFDVYREGGLAFLAGDNLYTRDYQVRGMNLPFTYPPLAAILFTPLAWVPLAAAAALWTVITAVLLWWCLVIVLRRCLPGLAAADHRVLATWVLPVALLFEPVRETLGFGQVNVLLMTLVLVDTLTRRPWLPRGVFIGLAAAIKLTPAVFILYFLVRRDWKGAATTVGSAVAFTLAAFVVSPTNSWTYWLDTLSNTGRIGGLAYTANQSIQGMLFRILPEDAVDPVWFGLVLVALAGIIAAMVRVHRAAPTPVDSAVGLVVLNSLVALVCSPVSWSHHWVWLVPLAAVTGAAAWGATSRGDRLVARLAGGVFALTVAAAWLQPHWNLPNTHDRELDWALWMQPLGNTYLIIAVFAVLSVLLVPRLLVPTVQGGGTASTARVAHGWAVVQLVLTVLLAAGSLILWFGYPTSGGLLSENAPARQLGGLPSPTTSLTFSTIWSIAAWPMIPSSGSGELGTGVNCSFSA; this is encoded by the coding sequence GTGCCCGCAACCTCCCCCACCCCTGACACCGCCCACGCTGACGCCCCGCCCCGCCTGGCCGGCCCCCGCCACCGGGTGGGCACGGCCGTCGCGGTGGTGGCCGCCCTCGCGGCCCTGGTGCCGTGGGTGTTCGACCTCCCGGCACTGTTCAGCGCCGGGAACGACGGGATCCTGCGCTACCACATCGACTTCGACGTCTACCGCGAGGGCGGGCTCGCGTTCCTGGCCGGCGACAATCTCTACACCCGGGACTACCAGGTCCGCGGCATGAACCTGCCGTTCACCTATCCCCCGCTGGCCGCCATCCTGTTCACCCCGCTGGCGTGGGTGCCGCTGGCGGCCGCGGCCGCGCTGTGGACGGTGATCACCGCGGTGCTGTTGTGGTGGTGCCTGGTCATCGTCCTGCGCCGCTGCCTGCCCGGCCTCGCCGCCGCCGACCACCGCGTGCTGGCCACCTGGGTGCTGCCGGTGGCGCTGCTCTTCGAGCCCGTGCGCGAGACCCTCGGGTTCGGGCAGGTCAACGTTCTGCTGATGACGCTGGTGCTGGTGGACACGCTGACCCGGCGCCCCTGGCTGCCGCGGGGCGTGTTCATCGGCCTGGCCGCCGCGATCAAGCTGACCCCGGCGGTGTTCATCCTCTACTTCCTGGTCCGCCGCGACTGGAAGGGCGCGGCCACCACGGTGGGCTCGGCCGTCGCCTTCACGCTCGCCGCCTTCGTGGTCAGCCCGACGAACTCGTGGACCTACTGGCTGGACACGCTCAGCAACACCGGCCGCATCGGCGGGCTGGCCTACACCGCCAACCAGTCCATCCAGGGCATGCTCTTCCGCATCCTGCCCGAGGACGCGGTGGATCCCGTGTGGTTCGGGCTGGTGCTGGTGGCCCTCGCCGGTATCATCGCCGCGATGGTGCGGGTGCACCGGGCCGCGCCCACACCGGTCGACTCCGCGGTCGGGCTCGTGGTGCTCAACTCCCTGGTGGCCCTGGTCTGCTCGCCGGTCTCCTGGTCGCACCACTGGGTGTGGCTCGTTCCCCTGGCGGCCGTCACGGGGGCCGCCGCCTGGGGCGCCACATCCCGCGGGGATCGGCTCGTGGCCCGGCTGGCCGGCGGGGTGTTCGCCCTGACGGTGGCTGCCGCATGGCTGCAGCCCCACTGGAACCTGCCGAACACGCATGACCGGGAACTGGACTGGGCGCTGTGGATGCAGCCGCTGGGCAACACCTATCTCATCATCGCCGTCTTCGCGGTGCTCAGTGTGCTGCTCGTCCCGCGCCTCCTGGTGCCCACCGTCCAGGGCGGGGGCACGGCGTCAACGGCGCGGGTGGCCCACGGCTGGGCCGTGGTGCAGCTGGTGCTCACGGTCCTGCTCGCCGCGGGCTCACTGATTCTCTGGTTCGGCTACCCCACGTCCGGGGGTCTCCTGAGCGAAAACGCCCCTGCCCGTCAGCTCGGGGGATTGCCCTCTCCGACGACGTCCTTGACCTTCTCCACGATCTGGTCCATAGCGGCCTGGCCCATGATACCCTCGTCCGGGTCCGGGGAACTCGGCACCGGGGTGAACTGCAGCTTCTCGGCGTAG
- a CDS encoding acyltransferase family protein, whose amino-acid sequence MATTRGSSARTRLAWPDVAKGVSILGVVLLHVSLAVPQGMETVAAGVNHILDPLRMPLFFLVSGFFSVKVLRFTLGELFVKRLWFFLVPYVIWVPIELWFKFREYRMFDGTPMPGIGTYLEHLLEARNMYWFLFALTVFNLFLWAIRRLPTWAGMLASFAPVLLLPLHSDYHMVGKAVLYLPVFIAGAYLRAQIAEHAENALSPRKFLPAAAAYLAGFALLTVWTVFADRSTPELPWLLPGAETVGYAELRLVVNTAVQLLMIPIAIAGAVALARIPYVSGALRFLGRHTLVIYLGHPIALTVLYHYNIRATDLEISRNADTLLGGTAFWMVVALVISAVGSLVLWGITKIPGLRWTLMPPRLPLAVGADRRAPADAAATGPQLDAGARDYVDHLRLGSHPAVNRGLEPGTGDVTPEA is encoded by the coding sequence ATGGCGACGACACGGGGATCTTCCGCGCGCACGCGTCTGGCCTGGCCGGACGTCGCCAAGGGGGTTTCCATCCTCGGCGTCGTCCTCCTCCATGTCAGCCTCGCGGTCCCGCAGGGCATGGAGACCGTCGCCGCGGGCGTCAACCACATCCTCGACCCGCTGCGGATGCCGCTGTTCTTCCTCGTCAGCGGATTCTTCTCCGTCAAGGTCCTCCGCTTCACGCTGGGTGAGCTGTTCGTCAAGCGCCTGTGGTTCTTCCTGGTTCCCTACGTGATCTGGGTGCCCATCGAACTGTGGTTCAAGTTCCGTGAGTACCGGATGTTCGACGGCACCCCCATGCCGGGCATCGGGACCTATCTCGAGCATCTGCTCGAGGCACGCAACATGTACTGGTTCCTCTTCGCCCTGACGGTGTTCAACCTGTTCCTGTGGGCCATCCGCCGCCTGCCCACCTGGGCCGGCATGCTCGCCAGTTTCGCCCCGGTGCTCCTCCTGCCGCTGCACAGCGACTACCACATGGTGGGCAAGGCGGTGCTCTACCTGCCGGTCTTCATCGCCGGGGCGTACCTGCGCGCGCAGATCGCCGAGCACGCCGAAAACGCCCTGTCGCCGCGGAAGTTCCTCCCGGCCGCAGCGGCCTACCTCGCCGGCTTCGCCCTGCTGACGGTCTGGACGGTCTTCGCGGACCGCTCCACCCCGGAGTTGCCGTGGCTGCTGCCGGGCGCCGAGACCGTGGGTTACGCCGAGCTGCGGCTGGTGGTCAACACGGCCGTCCAGCTGCTGATGATCCCCATCGCGATCGCCGGGGCGGTGGCGCTGGCGAGGATCCCGTATGTCTCGGGGGCCCTGCGTTTCCTCGGCCGCCACACCCTCGTCATCTACCTCGGCCACCCCATCGCGCTGACGGTGCTCTACCACTACAACATCCGCGCCACCGACCTGGAGATCTCCCGGAACGCGGACACCCTCCTGGGTGGCACCGCCTTCTGGATGGTCGTCGCCCTGGTCATCTCCGCGGTCGGTTCGCTCGTCCTCTGGGGCATCACGAAGATCCCGGGGCTGCGCTGGACGCTGATGCCCCCGCGCCTGCCGCTCGCCGTCGGCGCCGACCGTCGCGCACCTGCCGACGCCGCCGCCACCGGCCCGCAGCTGGACGCCGGCGCCCGCGACTACGTCGACCATCTGCGGTTGGGCTCCCACCCCGCCGTGAACCGCGGTCTCGAGCCGGGCACCGGGGACGTGACCCCGGAGGCGTAG
- a CDS encoding lysophospholipid acyltransferase family protein — translation MQNKWYWAFKHILIGPFLHVYNRPEIEGVEHIPAEGAAMVASSHQSVMDSFFFPLMCPRQITFPAKKEYFTAPGVTGAVKKWFFGVLGQVPVDRGAKGAGDATLHAAKEVFARGEVFGIYPEGTRSPDGRVYKGRTGMARIALATGEKIIPVAMIGSRNANPIGTVIPRPAKVRMKVGEPIDGRAYVTSLGIDPDSREAARPLTDHVMHVLADLAGQPYIDVYASEVKESLAAGNGYPPGAGPRA, via the coding sequence ATGCAGAACAAGTGGTACTGGGCCTTCAAGCACATTCTGATCGGCCCGTTCCTGCATGTCTACAACCGCCCCGAGATCGAGGGCGTCGAGCACATCCCGGCCGAGGGGGCGGCGATGGTGGCCTCCTCCCACCAGTCCGTCATGGACTCCTTCTTCTTCCCGCTGATGTGCCCGCGCCAGATCACCTTCCCGGCGAAGAAGGAGTACTTCACCGCCCCGGGTGTCACGGGCGCGGTGAAGAAGTGGTTCTTCGGGGTCCTCGGACAGGTGCCCGTCGACCGTGGCGCGAAGGGGGCCGGGGACGCCACCCTCCACGCGGCGAAGGAGGTCTTCGCCCGGGGCGAGGTGTTCGGCATCTACCCGGAGGGCACCCGCTCGCCCGACGGCCGCGTGTACAAGGGGCGCACCGGCATGGCGCGCATCGCCCTGGCCACCGGGGAGAAGATCATCCCCGTGGCCATGATCGGTTCGCGCAACGCCAATCCGATCGGCACCGTCATTCCCCGTCCGGCGAAGGTGCGCATGAAGGTCGGTGAGCCCATTGACGGCCGCGCCTACGTCACCTCGCTGGGTATCGACCCCGACAGCCGGGAGGCGGCGCGCCCGCTGACCGACCACGTCATGCACGTCCTCGCCGATCTGGCCGGCCAGCCCTACATCGACGTCTACGCCTCCGAGGTCAAGGAATCCCTGGCCGCCGGGAACGGCTACCCGCCCGGGGCCGGGCCGCGCGCCTGA
- a CDS encoding ROK family protein: MSRTSPPATVGFDIGGTNLRAGVVTPEGTIIDARSVPTPDTAEELEARIATLVDELRREHDVAAVGLAVAGFLDPECERVRFAPHLPWREAPVRARLAGRLGLPVRLEHDANSAAWGEYRFGAAQDADTWVFFAVGTGIGATLMVDGQIYRGAYGTAPEFGHLTVVPGGRACPCGKRGCLERYASGTALVDTARELVDARGFADAALTRALTTAPGSVTGRDVMAAAHAGDALALAVIDEFAGWLGEGLAVVADVLDPELILLGGGVSRDAGLYLGTTRAQMTSRMVGAGHRPVPRVGTAELGADAGMIGVADLARRSPHR, encoded by the coding sequence ATGTCCCGGACATCGCCCCCCGCGACGGTCGGTTTCGACATCGGCGGCACGAACCTGCGCGCGGGCGTCGTCACCCCTGAGGGCACGATCATCGACGCCCGGTCGGTGCCCACCCCTGACACGGCGGAGGAGCTGGAGGCGCGCATCGCCACGCTCGTCGACGAGCTGCGCCGCGAGCACGACGTCGCCGCCGTGGGTCTGGCCGTGGCCGGTTTCCTCGATCCGGAGTGCGAGCGCGTGCGCTTCGCCCCGCACCTGCCGTGGCGCGAGGCCCCCGTCCGCGCCCGGCTCGCCGGGCGTCTCGGCCTGCCGGTGCGTCTCGAGCACGACGCCAACTCGGCCGCCTGGGGTGAGTACCGCTTCGGCGCGGCACAGGACGCCGACACGTGGGTCTTCTTCGCCGTCGGCACCGGTATCGGCGCGACCCTGATGGTCGACGGGCAGATCTACCGCGGGGCGTACGGCACCGCGCCCGAGTTCGGGCATCTGACCGTCGTACCGGGCGGACGCGCCTGCCCCTGCGGTAAGCGGGGCTGCCTTGAGCGCTACGCCTCGGGCACCGCGCTCGTCGACACCGCCCGCGAGCTGGTCGACGCCCGCGGATTCGCCGACGCCGCGCTGACCCGCGCGCTGACCACGGCCCCCGGGTCGGTTACCGGCCGGGACGTCATGGCCGCCGCCCACGCCGGTGACGCCCTCGCGCTCGCGGTGATCGATGAGTTCGCCGGCTGGCTGGGGGAGGGGCTGGCGGTCGTCGCCGACGTGCTCGACCCCGAGCTGATCCTGCTGGGTGGGGGAGTCTCCCGCGATGCGGGCCTCTACCTGGGCACCACCCGGGCGCAGATGACCTCGCGGATGGTCGGTGCGGGGCACCGGCCCGTCCCGCGCGTCGGCACCGCGGAGCTGGGGGCCGACGCGGGTATGATTGGCGTGGCTGATCTGGCCCGCCGGAGCCCGCACCGCTGA
- a CDS encoding glycosyltransferase family 4 protein, protein MPRTLLVTNDFPPTLGGIQSYLRDFLGTLDPSEVIVFASTQDADAARGHDAGLPYRVIRWPRRVMLPTPATARAVAGVVAEHGVDTVWFGAAAPLALLAPAARGAGARRIIATTHGHEVGWSMLPGARQLLRRIGDTADTVTYISDYTLRRLRPAFGDHPDYVHLPSAVDTQTFRPAGAGERAATRARFGLGEEPVIVCISRLVPRKGQDQLIRVLPHLRERHPGTRLVLVGRGGHERRLRELAAGTGGVVFTGPLPHADMVALLAAADIFAMPARTRGKGLDVEGLGIVYLEAQACAVPVVAGDSGGAPETVTADTGTVVDGRDRGELTAALDRLLADPDLRARMGAAGRAHVEQHWTWDIMGARLRSLTSAV, encoded by the coding sequence ATGCCCCGGACCCTGCTGGTGACCAACGACTTCCCGCCGACCCTCGGCGGGATTCAGTCGTATCTGCGTGATTTCCTGGGCACCCTCGACCCGTCCGAGGTGATCGTCTTCGCCTCCACCCAGGACGCCGACGCCGCGCGCGGCCACGATGCAGGCCTGCCCTACCGGGTCATCCGCTGGCCGCGGCGGGTCATGCTGCCCACCCCGGCGACCGCCCGGGCGGTCGCCGGCGTCGTCGCCGAGCACGGCGTCGACACCGTCTGGTTCGGCGCCGCCGCCCCGCTGGCGCTGCTCGCGCCCGCCGCACGGGGGGCCGGGGCCCGGAGGATCATCGCCACCACCCACGGCCACGAGGTCGGCTGGTCCATGCTGCCCGGCGCGCGTCAGCTGCTGCGGCGCATCGGCGACACCGCCGACACCGTCACCTACATCTCCGACTACACCCTGCGCCGGCTGCGGCCCGCCTTCGGCGACCACCCGGACTACGTCCATCTGCCCTCGGCGGTGGACACGCAGACCTTCCGTCCCGCGGGAGCGGGCGAGCGGGCGGCCACGCGTGCACGCTTCGGGCTGGGGGAGGAGCCGGTGATCGTCTGCATCTCCCGGCTGGTCCCGCGCAAGGGTCAGGACCAGCTCATCCGTGTCCTGCCGCACCTGCGCGAGAGGCACCCGGGCACCCGGCTCGTCCTCGTCGGGCGGGGCGGTCACGAACGCCGCCTGCGCGAGCTGGCGGCCGGGACCGGGGGGGTGGTCTTCACCGGTCCGCTCCCGCACGCGGACATGGTCGCCCTGCTCGCCGCGGCGGACATCTTCGCCATGCCGGCCCGCACCCGTGGCAAGGGGCTCGACGTCGAGGGCCTCGGCATCGTCTACCTGGAGGCCCAGGCGTGCGCAGTACCCGTCGTGGCCGGCGACTCGGGTGGTGCCCCCGAGACCGTCACCGCGGACACGGGCACCGTCGTCGACGGCCGCGACCGCGGGGAGCTCACCGCGGCGCTGGACCGGTTGCTCGCTGATCCGGACCTGCGGGCCCGGATGGGGGCGGCGGGTCGCGCGCACGTCGAGCAGCACTGGACGTGGGACATCATGGGCGCGCGGCTGCGCTCCCTGACCTCCGCCGTGTGA
- a CDS encoding C40 family peptidase: MRFPLGSPGRLTRAGVAAALGVALLTTSTTLTPAPVVHAQEIDTLIATMEEVSREASAKNEEVKQLELDIEAGLADLAVLRDDAEAARVRAEEVRAAEHVHQAEVDDVAGAKYRGLLVDPVVNALAAENPQNAIDRISYLETLTRNTERAVVQLAEATALAGKAHTDASRAVAEAAFQQSELERKRAELDAERDDLEERIRQIEERVNGLSEADQLRWLEKNGPLPADLDGVTGPESGMAAVRAALGKLGSPYGWGATGPHTFDCSGLMVWAYQQQGKAIPRTSQAQLAGGTPVSRAELQPGDIVGYYPGVTHVGMYIGNGQLVHASDYGIPVQVVSVDSMPWAGAVRY; this comes from the coding sequence GTGCGTTTCCCCCTCGGTTCGCCGGGTCGCCTGACCCGGGCGGGCGTCGCCGCCGCCCTCGGCGTCGCCCTGCTGACCACCTCCACGACGCTGACCCCCGCCCCGGTGGTCCACGCCCAGGAGATCGACACCCTCATCGCCACGATGGAGGAGGTCTCCCGTGAGGCCTCCGCCAAGAATGAGGAGGTCAAGCAACTCGAGCTCGACATCGAGGCCGGTCTGGCGGATCTCGCCGTCCTGCGTGACGACGCCGAGGCCGCCCGCGTCCGCGCGGAGGAGGTCCGTGCCGCCGAGCACGTCCACCAGGCCGAGGTCGACGACGTCGCCGGGGCGAAGTACCGCGGGCTGCTCGTCGATCCGGTGGTCAACGCGCTCGCCGCCGAGAACCCCCAGAACGCCATCGACCGGATCTCCTACCTGGAGACGCTGACGCGCAACACCGAACGGGCCGTGGTACAGCTGGCGGAGGCCACCGCCCTGGCCGGAAAGGCGCACACCGACGCCTCCCGCGCCGTCGCCGAGGCCGCCTTCCAGCAGTCCGAGCTGGAGCGCAAGCGCGCCGAACTCGACGCGGAGCGTGACGATCTGGAGGAGCGCATCCGGCAGATCGAGGAGCGGGTCAACGGTCTCAGCGAGGCGGACCAGCTGCGCTGGCTCGAGAAGAACGGCCCCCTGCCGGCCGACCTCGACGGGGTGACCGGCCCGGAATCCGGCATGGCCGCGGTCCGGGCGGCGCTGGGCAAGCTCGGCTCGCCGTACGGCTGGGGCGCGACCGGCCCACACACCTTCGACTGCTCGGGTCTGATGGTCTGGGCCTACCAGCAGCAGGGCAAGGCCATCCCGCGCACCTCCCAAGCGCAGCTGGCCGGCGGCACCCCGGTCTCGCGCGCCGAGCTCCAGCCCGGCGACATCGTCGGTTACTACCCGGGTGTGACGCACGTGGGCATGTACATCGGCAACGGCCAGCTCGTCCACGCCTCCGACTACGGCATCCCCGTCCAGGTGGTCTCCGTGGACTCGATGCCCTGGGCCGGAGCGGTCCGCTACTGA
- a CDS encoding C40 family peptidase, giving the protein MAKHRRQGLTTRRIAAASAVAVGATVLTPGVAGAVEVAIPNTDIRVEVPGLENVPGYQEVAPALQGLSSQATTYTADVQVPNAAAAPAPAPAVAPASSSTGQAIVDAARSKIGSPYGWGATGPNAFDCSGLTSWAYQQVGKSIPRTSQAQAAQGTPVSLGNMQPGDIISYYGGASHVAIYAGNGMMIDALNSGSTVQERPINYMPINSVVRF; this is encoded by the coding sequence GTGGCTAAGCACCGCCGTCAGGGCCTGACCACCCGCCGCATCGCGGCCGCCTCCGCCGTCGCCGTCGGAGCCACCGTCCTGACCCCGGGAGTCGCCGGCGCCGTCGAGGTCGCCATCCCGAACACCGACATCCGCGTCGAGGTCCCGGGCCTGGAGAACGTCCCGGGCTACCAGGAGGTCGCCCCGGCTCTGCAGGGCCTGTCCTCCCAGGCCACCACCTACACCGCCGACGTCCAGGTCCCGAACGCCGCCGCGGCCCCCGCTCCGGCACCTGCCGTCGCCCCGGCCAGCTCCTCCACCGGCCAGGCCATCGTCGACGCCGCCCGTTCGAAGATCGGTTCCCCCTACGGCTGGGGCGCCACCGGCCCGAACGCCTTCGACTGCTCCGGCCTGACCTCCTGGGCCTACCAGCAGGTCGGCAAGTCCATCCCGCGCACGTCCCAGGCGCAGGCCGCCCAGGGCACCCCGGTCTCCCTCGGCAACATGCAGCCGGGCGACATCATCTCCTACTACGGCGGTGCCTCCCACGTGGCCATCTACGCCGGCAACGGCATGATGATCGACGCGCTGAACTCCGGCTCCACCGTCCAGGAGCGTCCGATCAACTACATGCCGATCAACTCCGTGGTCCGCTTCTAG